A stretch of DNA from Apis cerana isolate GH-2021 linkage group LG8, AcerK_1.0, whole genome shotgun sequence:
ttatttttttgatttctttaatttttcgaattattcaatttattgtaatatattaactatttattgtacaatattgtacaataaaaaaaaaaaaaaaataaaaatttatatatttcaatttgattcaaaattctatttttttctttcatatgtattttgatatatttttgaaaatttatttttttgaatatatattttaaataatccgaactgttaatacatatatataattatatctctaattttaaatattaaaagcttATCGTTTTATCAcatacttgaaaattttatatactctttctaagaaaaatattatcagataAAGTGTTTATGCACAATATatgtttgtttcattttttaaaaatagcgataaattttatatattattttttatcatttgattttACGATTGAATATAAAGCAATAGTGTAATTACTTATTATCAAATctgttataattagaaaatgaaatgttagtaagaattcaatttacatTGATATATAGTATACTCATTTTATTCTACTTATGTGATGGAAAATATGTAACAAACACGAGCGAATATGTTGGTACTGTGCGAAATTTAAGCGTGGAAGTTTTAAAAGatccaaaatatatagaaaaacaagatgcatataaatttttaaaattgaatatatcttGGTTGCCCCCAAATACTTTTAGGCAACCTTCTTCTTATaggtaaatattcattaatgaatataagagaaaatttaatcaatttactaatttgttttttattatatttgtatatgatAGTGTTTTAATCACAGGCATACCatcaatagaagaaaaaacaaatattataaaatgttcagaaggatcatttttttatatattgaaacaaaaacaagataaaaaatttaatgtattattaccTGAATACAGTAATTTAGATGATAtaccagatatatatataaaacctgATTGTTCTTATAAAGTGCAAGTTTTTGCTAATCCAAGaacaaaatacataataaatattcctgAAGTAAGTTAAATACACTACATAAATATGTagtaaatatgtacatattattctataaaattttattctataacatttattctataaaattaataaaaaatatttttaaattctataggTTTTATATACAGTTCCTAAATGCATAAGTAATTCATGTAATTGTATCAATGCCAAAAAAACACTGCCTATtccaaaagtaaatatatttcaaagaggaaatcaaatagttataaattggAGTACAACTTCTAATACATCCaatgttcaattttatataatcaagtatatttaaaagttaaaaaaaactttaaatataattgatatttgattttattcaacatttatatattattttgtaggaTAGGTATACCTCTTTTCATATCAAGGAAAGGGCTACCTGTTTATAATGTAACAAAAATAGGACAAGTACctgtaaataaaactatatttttatatgacttaaaaattaacaatcaaaatatacaaattaaaaatggttataaaataatagttagtGCTGTCAATTATTATGGATGTTTTGGACTAGAAggaacttttattatatatttcatatcatcaaatattaaaattgtaaattacaatcgtaaattattaaaattattaaaaattatataatataacaaaatatttttcattatttatattattttctcaaattatatttttcagtggTTTATATtgattggaataataattagttgtattctaattggaattttaagttttatattatatcataattataatttttttatgatgaagCAAAAAGTACGtacaatttcaaaatgcaAGTGGACAGAAACAATACTTCAACagcataacattttatatattaaacatgaatctaaagtaaaaagataattttatgtattatgtaaataaatattatattatataatttatattaattaaaatgatttttaggaAAAACATATAGAACAAACAAATAAGTTAAAAGAGTCATTTGAAAGTGTAAAATTAATACGTAAATTAGGTATTGGGCAATTTGGAAAAGTATATCTTGgtcatttaaatgataaaaataatagtttagtTGCAGTAAAAATGTCTCAACAAATGGATCTATCTATTGACTCTGAAACACGTCAACaatttattcaagaaattgaaataatgataatggcTGGAAATCATCCTCATTTAGTAAGCCTCATAGGTTATTGCATTAAACCTAATAATCCTATATGCATTTTGCTTGAATATATGAAAGGTGGAGATTTATTAACTTACTTACATAATCAAAGGaatcaacaaaataaaaaaaccatTTATcatgatcaaaatattttacaagattTACGTGAAACTTATGTTTCAAAaagtaaatgatttattaaattataaatttatttaatataaatttaaaaattttaatagaatcttTATTTTCAGCTTTACATACTAATATATGTTCCactatattaaacaaaacaaatagTTATAGatctaaacaatatataaatattactaattataaagaaaaagcaaaaaatgaaaatgaaagttgGATTGGTAAAATGGAAGgacatcaatttttaaaatttgctaaAGAAATTGCTATGGGTATGGAACATTTGGAAGCTAAAGGAATTACTCATCGAGATCTTGCAGCAAGGAATATTCTCCTTACTGAAGATTTAACTGTGAAggtaatttaacatttaata
This window harbors:
- the LOC108004163 gene encoding mast/stem cell growth factor receptor kita-like isoform X1 is translated as MLVRIQFTLIYSILILFYLCDGKYVTNTSEYVGTVRNLSVEVLKDPKYIEKQDAYKFLKLNISWLPPNTFRQPSSYSVLITGIPSIEEKTNIIKCSEGSFFYILKQKQDKKFNVLLPEYSNLDDIPDIYIKPDCSYKVQVFANPRTKYIINIPEVLYTVPKCISNSCNCINAKKTLPIPKVNIFQRGNQIVINWSTTSNTSNVQFYIIKIGIPLFISRKGLPVYNVTKIGQVPVNKTIFLYDLKINNQNIQIKNGYKIIVSAVNYYGCFGLEGTFIIYFISSNIKIWFILIGIIISCILIGILSFILYHNYNFFMMKQKVRTISKCKWTETILQQHNILYIKHESKEKHIEQTNKLKESFESVKLIRKLGIGQFGKVYLGHLNDKNNSLVAVKMSQQMDLSIDSETRQQFIQEIEIMIMAGNHPHLVSLIGYCIKPNNPICILLEYMKGGDLLTYLHNQRNQQNKKTIYHDQNILQDLRETYVSKKSLFSALHTNICSTILNKTNSYRSKQYINITNYKEKAKNENESWIGKMEGHQFLKFAKEIAMGMEHLEAKGITHRDLAARNILLTEDLTVKISDFGLSRNGVYVIKNTEEKTHHLPIRWMSPEALYNRAFSSKSDVWSFGIVLWEISTLGGFPYSNIQDNHLLDYIVHKNGRLEQPDNVPSSIYKLMHSCWNTEPQNRPNFTQLLSKLQILITSLNNTFLTISNPCYALSLSD
- the LOC108004163 gene encoding receptor-type tyrosine-protein kinase FLT3-like isoform X3, with translation MLVRIQFTLIYSILILFYLCDGKYVTNTSEYVGTVRNLSVEVLKDPKYIEKQDAYKFLKLNISWLPPNTFRQPSSYSVLITGIPSIEEKTNIIKCSEGSFFYILKQKQDKKFNVLLPEYSNLDDIPDIYIKPDCSYKVQVFANPRTKYIINIPEVLYTVPKCISNSCNCINAKKTLPIPKVNIFQRGNQIVINWSTTSNTSNVQFYIIKIGIPLFISRKGLPVYNVTKIGQVPVNKTIFLYDLKINNQNIQIKNGYKIIVSAVNYYGCFGLEGTFIIYFISSNIKIWFILIGIIISCILIGILSFILYHNYNFFMMKQKVRTISKCKWTETILQQHNILYIKHESKEKHIEQTNKLKESFESVKLIRKLGIGQFGKVYLGHLNDKNNSLVAVKMSQQMDLSIDSETRQQFIQEIEIMIMAGNHPHLVSLIGYCIKPNNPICILLEYMKGGDLLTYLHNQRNQQNKKTIYHDQNILQDLRETYVSKKSLFSALHTNICSTILNKTNSYRSKQYINITNYKEKAKNENESWIGKMEGHQFLKFAKEIAMGMEHLEAKGITHRDLAARNILLTEDLTVKISDFGLSRNGVYVIKNTEEKTHHLPIRWMSPEALYNRAFSSKSDVWSFGIVLWEISTLD
- the LOC108004163 gene encoding vascular endothelial growth factor receptor 3-like isoform X2, with the translated sequence MLVRIQFTLIYSILILFYLCDGKYVTNTSEYVGTVRNLSVEVLKDPKYIEKQDAYKFLKLNISWLPPNTFRQPSSYSVLITGIPSIEEKTNIIKCSEGSFFYILKQKQDKKFNVLLPEYSNLDDIPDIYIKPDCSYKVQVFANPRTKYIINIPEVLYTVPKCISNSCNCINAKKTLPIPKVNIFQRGNQIVINWSTTSNTSNVQFYIIKIGIPLFISRKGLPVYNVTKIGQVPVNKTIFLYDLKINNQNIQIKNGYKIIVSAVNYYGCFGLEGTFIIYFISSNIKIWFILIGIIISCILIGILSFILYHNYNFFMMKQKVRTISKCKWTETILQQHNILYIKHESKEKHIEQTNKLKESFESVKLIRKLGIGQFGKVYLGHLNDKNNSLVAVKMSQQMDLSIDSETRQQFIQEIEIMIMAGNHPHLVSLIGYCIKPNNPICILLEYMKGGDLLTYLHNQRNQQNKKTIYHDQNILQDLRETYVSKTLHTNICSTILNKTNSYRSKQYINITNYKEKAKNENESWIGKMEGHQFLKFAKEIAMGMEHLEAKGITHRDLAARNILLTEDLTVKISDFGLSRNGVYVIKNTEEKTHHLPIRWMSPEALYNRAFSSKSDVWSFGIVLWEISTLGGFPYSNIQDNHLLDYIVHKNGRLEQPDNVPSSIYKLMHSCWNTEPQNRPNFTQLLSKLQILITSLNNTFLTISNPCYALSLSD
- the LOC108004163 gene encoding receptor-type tyrosine-protein kinase FLT3-like isoform X4; the encoded protein is MLVRIQFTLIYSILILFYLCDGKYVTNTSEYVGTVRNLSVEVLKDPKYIEKQDAYKFLKLNISWLPPNTFRQPSSYSVLITGIPSIEEKTNIIKCSEGSFFYILKQKQDKKFNVLLPEYSNLDDIPDIYIKPDCSYKVQVFANPRTKYIINIPEVLYTVPKCISNSCNCINAKKTLPIPKVNIFQRGNQIVINWSTTSNTSNVQFYIIKIGIPLFISRKGLPVYNVTKIGQVPVNKTIFLYDLKINNQNIQIKNGYKIIVSAVNYYGCFGLEGTFIIYFISSNIKIWFILIGIIISCILIGILSFILYHNYNFFMMKQKVRTISKCKWTETILQQHNILYIKHESKEKHIEQTNKLKESFESVKLIRKLGIGQFGKVYLGHLNDKNNSLVAVKMSQQMDLSIDSETRQQFIQEIEIMIMAGNHPHLVSLIGYCIKPNNPICILLEYMKGGDLLTYLHNQRNQQNKKTIYHDQNILQDLRETYVSKTLHTNICSTILNKTNSYRSKQYINITNYKEKAKNENESWIGKMEGHQFLKFAKEIAMGMEHLEAKGITHRDLAARNILLTEDLTVKISDFGLSRNGVYVIKNTEEKTHHLPIRWMSPEALYNRAFSSKSDVWSFGIVLWEISTLD